A genomic window from Salvia miltiorrhiza cultivar Shanhuang (shh) chromosome 5, IMPLAD_Smil_shh, whole genome shotgun sequence includes:
- the LOC130985197 gene encoding uncharacterized protein LOC130985197: protein MSETLPTSPEECGGGASESEELREYVVDRSPTPSFRPPIIERPCPARMKKYVSPPSPLCSTNSSEIEKDIDLLYYESWGNEFLSEQNPRFGAKSDQSKVLELKYEESNEWWHTASEAHLKLLAIFCPMMFRTICEKWSAGRHETSLL from the exons ATGTCGGAGACGTTGCCGACGTCGCCCGAGGAGTGTGGTGGTGGCGCGTCAGAGAGCGAGGAGCTTCGAGAGTATGTGGTAGATCGGAGTCCGACTCCTTCGTTCCGACCTCCGATTATCGAACGCCCTTGCCCCGCAAGGATGAAAAAGTATGTTTCTCCCCCTTCACCTCTGTGTTCGACTAATTCCTCTGAAATTGAGAAAGATATTGACCTTCTCTATTATGAATCTTGGGGAAATGAATTTCTGAGCGAGCAAAACCCTAGATTTGGGGCAAAATCGGACCAATCGAAGGTTTTGGAGTTGAAATATGAGGAATCAAACGAATGGTGGCACACTGCATCGGAAGCCCACCTTAAACTGCTAGCCATTTTTTGCCCAATGATGTTTCGG ACCATATGCGAGAAATGGTCCGCCGGCAGACATGAAACTTCTCTTCTATAG